A genome region from Urocitellus parryii isolate mUroPar1 chromosome X, mUroPar1.hap1, whole genome shotgun sequence includes the following:
- the Cldn34 gene encoding claudin-34 — MVWLVSSANCQVAGFAIATVGWILSGISMGLVEWRMWYMNHHPLPASSGVTCVGMWRVCIYNHESNTSKTKMCYRYTYHDDFLPPNICVGQHLLLAAIILGLLGKAFFVLALRNVYMGILQKNATCNPFIASGILNITASGCILIVVLWNYYSIISMEGIEFPSSFHVPFKPDVQEVGSGLIVATLAAFLLLLSGIIFLSYTFPLYIQVHPEV; from the coding sequence ATGGTCTGGCTCGTCAGTAGTGCCAATTGCCAAGTAGCGGGCTTTGCTATTGCCACTGTAGGATGGATCCTGTCTGGCATTTCCATGGGCCTCGTGGAGTGGCGAATGTGGTACATGAACCACCATCCCCTTCCCGCCTCCTCTGGTGTTACCTGTGTGGGAATGTGGAGAGTATGCATTTACAACCATGAAAGTAACACCAGCAAAACCAAAATGTGTTACCGATACACCTACCATGATGACTTCCTTCCACCCAACATTTGTGTTGGTCAGCACCTCTTGCTGGCTGCCATCATCCTGGGGCTCTTGGGGAAAGCCTTTTTCGTCCTTGCCCTGAGGAATGTGTACATGGGAATCCTTCAGAAGAACGCTACCTGCAATCCATTCATTGCTTCAGGAATTCTGAACATCACTGCTAGCGGCTGTATCTTAATTGTTGTGCTCTGGAATTACTATTCCATCATAAGCATGGAGGGGATTGAATTCCCGTCGTCTTTCCATGTGCCCTTCAAGCCAGATGTTCAGGAAGTTGGGAGTGGCCTGATAGTGGCAACACTAGCTGCCTTCCTGCTGTTGTTAAGTGggataattttcctttcttacaCTTTCCCCCTGTACATCCAAGTGCATCCTgaggtttga